The window TTTACGCGCAAGGCGGCGGGCGGGCGCATGGCGTTGAAAATGTGGACCCCTTCGTGCAAGGGTTCGACCTGACCGAGCAAGAAAAAGCCGACCTGGTCGCTTTTCTCTACGCGCTGACGGATGAATCGAACATGCCGCCGATTCCCCAGGAAGTGCCCAGCGGCTTGCCTGTGGTGCCGCGTCTGGACAATCCGGCGCGCGACCTTGTCGCCCAATTCAACGCCAAAGAGCCGCCGAATCGTGTGGAAAGTGGTGTGCCGCGCATTTTGCGCGTCGAGCCGGGTGAAACCATCCAGGCGGCGGTTGACCGCGCACGCCCCGGCGACACGATCGAAGTGCCGTATGGCGTATACCATGAGCGCGTTGTCATTGACATGAGCGACATCTCCCTCATCGGCGTTCCCAACGAGAGCGGCGAATGGCCTGTGCTGGATGGGCAAGGGAAACTGGCGGATGGCGTGATTGCCAGCGGCAACAACTTTGAGATGGCGTTCTTCCAGGTGAAGAACTACACGGACAATGGCGTGCTGGTGGAAGGTGTGCGTGGTGTTCACCTGCACGACCTCTACGTCGAAAAAACCGGCACCTACGGCGTCTATCCGGTACACAGCACCGACGTGCTGATTGAGCGGGTGGAAGCCACCGGCGTGGATGACGCGGGCATTTACGCGGGGCAATGCGAGAACGTGGTTGTGCGCGACAGTGTAGCGTACGGCAACGTGATTGGCATCGAAATCGAAAACACAGACGGCTTTGAAATGTACAACAATCACGTGTACGACAACTCTGTGGGGTTGTTTGTGGATTTGCTCCCACAACTCACGTCCAAAGTGGCGCGCAATGGCAAGGTGTACAACAACATCTCCGAGCGCAACAACACGCCCAATTTTGCCCCTGCGGGGTCAACGGCTTCGCTTGCGCCCGCCGGCACGGGGTTGCTCGTGCTCGCCGCCGACTATACCGAAATCTTCGACAACGTCATTCGCGACAATCAGAGTGTGGGGATTGCCATCGTCAACCTGGCGTTGGGCTTCGACGAAAACGAAATTGACGTTGGTCCCAACCCTGAGTTCAACTGGGTGCATGACAACGAGTTGGTGAACAACGGCTACGACCCCGTGCCGGAAGTGACCTCGGTGGGGCTTCCCGGAGCAGACATCATTTGGGACGGCTCGGGCGACGGCAACCGCTTCGACCAACCGGGGGCGAGCAGTTTCCCGCCGCTGCTTCCATCCAGCAGTTGGCCGGAGCCACTGTATCGTTCGTACTGGCACACACTCAACATCATCAAGAAGTTGCTCATGTGAACGTGAGCATGCCCACACAAGCACAACGGGGCGGTTGACACCGCCCCGTTTTTGCGTTCACAGCGTTATCACCTGGTCGGGTGGGTTTTGGGCAAGCGCCGCGTACAAATCGGGGAAACAGCCCACTTGTACGCCTTCAACCGTGTTGACGGGGCGCACTTCGCCGGGTTCGGTACGCCCTTGCCCAGACGCATCACACCAGCGCGGTTCACCTTCGGCGAGATGACGCTCCAAGGCGCACATATCGCACATCATCAGCAAAATGTTCTGCTCGCGCGCAACACGCGCCAGCCGCTCGCCAATGGGGTCTCCCTGACGCAAGACAAAAACGTTGTCATCAAAAAAGAACATGCCCACCACGTCAACGCCATGTGTGCCGGCTTCCAACTGCGGCAAAATCATTTGCCCCAACTTATAACTAGCGGAACGTGGCATTGCAAAAACATACGCAACTTTCATCGAACCAATCTCCTTGTGGTTGGTTGCCAAAAACAAAGGGCGTTTTACGCCCTGCTTGCCGATTGTATGGAAAAGAGAAACGCCAGCACGAAACAGGCCGTTGCGACCAGTACAATCGCCGCGCCGGACGCCATGTTGAAATAGAACGAGAGATACAAACCGGCGACAGCGGAGAACGCGCCAATGAGCGACGCCAGCAGCATCACGCGCGGCAAGCGGTGCGTCAACAATGTGGCCGTAGCGGGCGGTGTGATGAGCATGGCGAGCAGCAACGCCACCCCAACCGCTTCAATCGCCACGACAACAGTGACGGCGATCAGCAAAAGCAGCAGGTAGTGCAAGGGGCGGGTTGGCAATCGCAAGGTTTCCGCCAAGATGGGGTCAAACGAAATGAGCACGAACTCCTTGAACAAGGCGAACACCACCAGCAAGACACCACCGCCGAAGAGCGCCATCATGCCCACCTGGCGCAGTGAAACGCCCAGCACGTTGCCAAAGAGGATATGCGCCAGGTCAACCGCGTAATTCCCTGAGAGTGAGATGAGGGCAATCCCCAAGGCAAACATCCCGGCGAGGACAACGCCAATCGCCGTATCTTCACGAATGTCGCCACGCTCGGTAATGGCGCCAATACCCACCGCCGCCACCACAGCCGACGCCAACGCCCACCAAAAGAGATTCTCGGTCACACCGCCGTTGACGAGATACCCCACGGCGATACCGGGTAAAATGGTGTGTGCAAGAGCGTCTCCAAAAAACGCCATGCCGCGCAAAACCACAAACGTCCCAATGACAGCCGCCACAACACCCACAATGACGGCCGCCGCCATGCCGCGCACCATGAACGAATACGCCCACGGTGCGGTCAACCATTCGACGAGACTCATTGGTGGACGCCTCCTTCGCAACAGGTATCACTGAGCACCATGACGCTTTCATCCTCGGCGGGTACAAGGTGCAAATGAGGACCATACGCCGCCGACAGGGTAGCGGGCGTAAACACTGCACGCGGCGCGCCATACGCCAGCAATCGCCGATTGAGCACCATCACCCTGTCAAACATCGTGTTGGCCTGGTCCAGGTCGTGCGTCGCCACCAGCAGCGTGACGCCGCGGTCGCGCAGCATGTCCCAAATACGAAACACCATGCGCTGAGAGGGGATATCCAACCCGTTGAGCGGTTCATCCATCAGCACAATGCGGGCTTCCTGCACCAGCGCGCGCGCAATGAACATGCGCTGTTGTTGCCCGCCGGAGAGTTGCCCAATCTGGCGGTCGGCAAGGTCGAGCAGGTCTACCTCGGCCAGCGCCAGGCGCACCGCCTCATGGTCTTCTCGGCGTGGGCGGCGCAGCAAGCCAATGTGCGCCGCACGCCCCATCATCACCACATCGTACACGGTGAGCGGAAAACGCCAGTCCACGTCTTTGTGTTGCGGCACATAGGCTATCTCGCGTGTGGCGCGGGGAGAGCGCCCAAACACCCGCACTGTGCCTTCGGTAGGTTGAATCAATCCCGCCACCACTTTGAGCAAGGTGGATTTGCCGGCGCCATTGGGACCAACAATAGCCACGCGCGTCGCCGGCGCGACAGAGAACGTCACATCTTCGAGGGCGACACGCGCGCCATAGCGCACGCTCACATGCGCCGCTTCAACCGCCGGCATCGCCGGTTCAGACACCTCAACAGGGCTTCGCTGGTACGCCACACTCATAGCACACTCCTTTTCACTCAACGCCGCGCAGGGCGTCCACAATCACAGTGGTGTCATAGCGCATCAACTCTTCGTAGGTGGGCGCGGGACCATCAGGCGCTGAAAGCGAGCCGGTGTAGATGAGCACCATCTGCACACCGGTATCCTGCACCACACGTTCAACAACGCGGCGATTGATCATTTCGCTGACGAAAATTGCCGGCACGTTGTACGCGCGAATGGTTTCATACAGTTGACTGAGCGCTTGCGCCGACGGCTCCGCCAACGTGCTGACACCGGGAATGACCGTCGCTACCTGTTGAAAGCCATAAGCGTTGGCGTAGTAGCCCAACACGGCGTGATCGGTTATCAAAATGCGCCGTTCAGGCGGAACCAGCGCCACCTGTTCGCGAATCCAGGCGTCGAGGGCGTCAAGTTGGCGGCGGTATTCGGCGGCGTTGGCGCGGTAAGCGTCGGCGTGCGCCGGGTCAAGCGTCGCCAGCGTGTCGGCGATATGGTCCGCCCAGGCGGCAACGTTGCGCGGATCGAACCAGACATGCGGGTCATAGGGACCATGCGCATGTTCATCGGCATGGGCTTCGTCATGGTCTTCTTCCTCATGCCCGTCGGCTTCGACAGGCAAGAGCACCGGCACATCTTCACCAAGCGCCACCACCCGGTCGGCAAACTCCGGCGCGTCGAGCATTTTTTCCAGGGCGGCTTCCAACCCCAAGCCGTTGATGAAGATCACATCCGCCGTTTGGAGTTGCGCCATCAATTGCGGTGTTGGTTCAAACCCGTGTGGGTCTTGTCCGCGGGGGATGAGCACTTCGACGGCGACATGTTCACCGGCGACCTGCTGAACAACGTCGCCGATGATAGACGTGCTCGCCATGACCCGCACCGTCTCCGACGATTCAGGCGCGGTTGAAGTACACGCCGCCAAGGCGAGCCAGAGAACGGAAACAAGCCATACGATGCGAAAACGCATTGCGGAAACCTCCTCTACTCTGTTGTTGGTGTAGAGCGTGTCTGCGAGCAATCGGGGCATTTGCCGTACACTTCCACCAGGTGCCCTTCAACCACAAAACCAAACTTGCGCCCAATGGCTTCGGTGGCTTCATCCAAAATGCACTCATCAATCTCGATTGTGCGGTTGCACACCAGGCAAACAAGGTGGTGATGATGACCGGCTGCGGTGAGAATGTAAGTAGTGGTGGTGCTCCCCAGCGTGCAGGCTTGCACCACATTGAGCCGCACCAGCACATCCAGCGTCCGATACACCGACGCCTTGCCAATCTCCGGCACACGGCGTTGCACCGCTTCCAGCAGTTCAGCCGCTGTGACATGGCGGTCCATCTCCGCCAACGTCTCGATAATGACGCGCCGCGATGCCGTGATTTTCAAACCGGCGTCACGCAACGCCTGAAGCGTCTGTTCAACCATGCTCATACGACACCCCCACGCTGAAACACAGTTCAATTTGAAACAAAGTTTCATTTAGTCTATGCGAGAGTAGTCATGTGTCAAAAATCGGTTTCGCGTGAAAAGCGAGCGCGTAAACAAGTGTCATTTTTCACTTTGCCATGCCAGCGCCAGACTCGTATACTCGGAGCCAGAGCGTCAACAAGGATGAAAAGAGGTGTAGGATGAACGTGGTGGTACGCTTGTTCGCCGGTTATCGCGAACGTGTCGGCGCTCCGACAGTCACACTGGACTTACCCGAAGGGGCGACATTGCAAACAGCGTGGGAAACACTCGTCGCGCAGTATCCGGCGTTGGGCACGGTGCGCCACCGTGTGGTGGGGTCGGTCAATGCGGAGTATGTGCCCTTGGAGCATGTGTTGCATGAAGGGGATGAGGTGGTGTTTATCCCACCAGTTGCAGGCGGCGATCACCATATCCACCACTATTTTGCCATTGTTGAAACGCCCATTGACGAACGCGCATTGCGGCACGTGGTTGAGCACCCCTCCGCCGGGGCGATTCTGACGTTCCTGGGGACCACACGCAACCAAACCGGCGGGCGCAAAGTCGAATACCTTGAATACGAAGCCTACGAGCCGCTCGCCATCAAGCAGATGCAACGCATTGCGGCAGAAATTCGCACGCGCTGGCCTGACGTCATTGGGATAGCGATTGTTCATCGTGTGGGGCGTTTGGAGATTGGCGAGGCAAGCATTGGGATAGCGATTAGCAGCCCCCACCGCGCCACAGCGTTCGCGGCGTGCCGCTACGCGATTGACCGCGCCAAAGAGACGCTACCCGTATGGAAGAAAGAAGTCTGGGAAGGCGGCGAAGAGTGGATTGAAGAAGGTCCCGGCACACCGTTGGAAGGCTAAACCGCTCAAACCAGTGATTGAAGCACAACCTTGTGCAAGCGCACCTGCTCGCCCTCTATGGCTTCCGCCATAAACGTGCAATTGCGCCCCGCTTCTTTGGCGGCGTAGAGGGCTTTATCCGCCCAGGTAATCAATTGCATGAGCGAAACCGGTTCTCCATGCGCAGGCTTCATTGCCAAACCAATGCTGATAGTAATCGGCAAACTGCCGGCTGATGTTGTGAACGGTTCGCTCCCAATACGGTGTCGCAAGCGCTCTGCGACGCGCCTGGCGATTTCAGGTGAAACGCTCGTCAGCAAGATGACGAACTCCTCGCCGCCGTATCGCGCCACGACATCACGCTCGCGCAACAATGTTTGCGCCCGGTGTGCCAATTCGCGCAACACCTCGTCGCCGACATCGTGCCCAAACGTATCGTTGACTTGCTTGAAATGGTCAATATCGAACAAGAGCACTGCGGCGTCATCCGGCATACGATCAGTCCGCCCCAACAAATAATCCGCTGTGTAGAAAAACCCACGGCGATTGTAAAGGCCCGTCAGCGGGTCAATGCGGCTGGTATGCTCAATCTTCTGGTGCAGGCGCGCGTTATGTAAAACCAGGCCGGCGGTTGCCGCAAAGGTTTCCAGCAAACGCAAGTCCTCTTCAGTGAACGCATAGGGGCGCGTCGCGTCAAGGGAAAAGACGCCGAAGATTTCTTTACCACTCATCAGCGGAACCACAACCGCCGAGCGCACTTCGCCCACCTCGCGAATATTGCCCCGATAGCGAATGCGGTAATCCGCCCACACGTCTTCAATCACAAAACCGCGTTGTTCACGCAGGGCTTTCGCCGCGTATGAAGGCGTATTTAACGGCAACGCCAAGGTCTGCACGCGTTCATCACGATAACCACGCGACGCTAACATGCGCAAAACCGTTCGATCGTCATCCAGCACCATCAACGAGCCTTTTTCGGCTGTTGGAATCGCTTCCAGACAAATATCCAGAAATGTTTCAGCGACTTGTCGGACATCCAGTGAGTGGAGCAACAGGCGTGTGGCGCGATGCAGGGCTTCTAATTCGCGCGTTCGCTTCTGCTGTGTTTCATGCAAGTGAGCATTGCGCAAGGCAATGGCGGCATGTTGGGCAAAGAGGAACGCCAATCGCTCGTGTTCGGCGGTGAAAAAACCAATCTCTTTGTGATCAAGCGCAATCATGCCCATGAGGCGGTCTTCAAAAAGCAGCGGCACCCCTAACCAGGAGCGAATGGCATACGATTCAAACGAGGGCATGAAATACCCAGCTGAGAGCACATCATCAATACGCACGGGTTGCTTGCGCCGCCAAACGAGCGTATTGGGATTAGGACCCGGCACCAAAAAACGAATGCCTTTCACCAGTGTATCATCACCCCAACCGCGACCGCCAACAATCTCAAAATACTGTTGCTCCTGCTCTTGCTTGAGTAATTGCACTGTTGCCGAGTGATACGGAACGAAAGCGTGCATGCTCTCAAGCACACGTTGGACGGTTGTCTCAAAATCCAGGCTTGCCGTGAGCATCGCCGCCGCCTGGCGTAACAGGTCGGTTTCTTTGAAGCGCATCGCCAGTTCTTCTTGCAATCGGCGGTGTTTGACGGCGAGCGCAATTTGCGAAGCCACTTGCTGACCTAACAAGATGTACGATTCCGGCACGGTTCGCTTCCGATGATAACTAATCAGCAAAGCCCCAATTTTTTGTCCTTCGACAATCATCGGCAATGCCAGCATCGTTTGCGTGGGGAACTTTTGCGCAATACGCCGGCTGACCAATGGCGAATGAAAAGCGTCTTCAATAACCAAGGGCTTGCCGGCTTCCAAAACGGCTTCAGTGATTGTCGGTTCACCCGGCAGCGCACGTACTTGGCGATACGACTCCTTGTACGGACCATATGCCGCGCCTGGCAAAGGTACGTGTTCCACGTCATCCCACAGCGTCACAAATGCGCTATCGGCTTCAAATAACACCCCCACCGTTTCAGCCAAGCGATCGAGCATCTCTTCAAAAGTCGGCGCACGCAGTGTTTCAAGCGTAATCGTATTGAGGAGTTCGAGCGTGCGCATCTGCCGCTGACGCGCAATTTCATCTTCGCTGCGCTCAATAGCGGCGCCAATCAGCGCGGCGGTGGTATTCAGAGCATACTCTTCCTCAGGCAAAAGCCGCTCTGCCCGCTGCTCCAAAACGCCCAAGACGCCCCACACTTCCCCCCGCACAAAGAGCGGCACCATACACATCATGCGGGCGCCCGTACGGGACAACAGCATCATGGCTTCGAGGGGCGCAGTCGTCGTTTTCGTAAAGACGACACTTTCCCCTTTCTTCAATTGTTCCAATGCCGTCGCTGTGAGGCCGTATTGTGTCAGCGGTACTTGCCGTTCTTCAACAAAAGAAGAAACGTGTGAAACCTTGGCAACCAGACGCCCGCGCGGGAATGGGTCTTGTTCTTCTTCGATGGCAAGCAGGTACACACACGCAAACCCACCCTGATTTTGGGCATGCGTCAACAATGCCTGCACATTCTCTTGCCACTGCACAGTGTGTTGACGCAAAAACTCAACCCCAGCCTGCCCCGCAAGGGCGGCAATTTCGCGGCTACGCGCCAATGCTTGTTGCACCTTGCGATGCCGCCCCCAAACCTGCATGACATTGCCCATCTCTTGAGCAAAGCGAATATCGTCTGAAGCGAGGTCCTGTGTGCGGCTCAAGAGCGCCAGCACCACATTTTCCTCCTGCACCGGAACGAGCCATGCCACGCGAAAGCCCAATTCATGCACGGTATGTCCCCACGCTTCCTGGGAGAGTGAGACATCGGTGAGGGGGAACGGTGCGCCAAGGTGCAAGAGATGCTGCCAAAAAGAGATGTCATCAATTGCGTGAAAAATGCGCGGCCATACGTCCTGCATGCCCTCGTCGGTTGCCACCGCCCGAACAATCATCTGCGCCGATTGCTCGTCCACTTCCAACACCACACATGTTACAGGATGTAAAGCAATCGCCCGACGTACTTCCTGCGCCAGCGCTTCATAAAATGCATCGGTTGGACAGCGCTCCACCAACAACGTGAGCAGCCGTGCAACGGCTTCAACACGCCGCTGCGCCAGCACATGCGAAGTCACATCCTCCAACGTCAACACCCAGAGCGGCGACAACCAATGTTCCAGACGTATCACACGCACATCATAAACACGTCCGTCGTGGAAAAGTGTGTGCACCTCATGAGGCGAGGAGCGCCAAATCTGCGCCAGCTCCGGAGCAAGTGTGGCTAACGGTTTGCCAACCGCATCAGCAACGCCCAAAAAAGCACGCGCCGCCGCATTATGCTCCTGGATGATTCCAGCATCGTCGATCACAAAAATGGCATCGTTCAAATAGTGCGAAACATGTTCCAAAGAAATATACTGCGCCCGCAGCAAATGCGTGCGGCTGAGATAAAAGGCCAAACCAATCACACTGACAACGCCTGCAATGGCCGTTGGACGAATATACCCCGTTGGCAAAATGTTCGACTGCCAGAGCTCCAACACAAGCCACGGCAATGCAAGCAACACAAAGACAATCAACACATCACGTATCCGGCGTTGGCGATGCCAGATAAAGCGCACAAGCCAGACGACGCCCCCCAGAAAGAGCAAACTTTCCCACAACTCCAACAGTGCATTCCAGGGCGCAGCCAATTGGGGCATATACAGCCAATAAGCATCCTGGCGCACCAGCGAGAACGTCAGAATGGTCGGCGCGAAATTGATCAGCATGCCAAAGAAAACCACCACGCCAATACAAACAACAGCGATGATGCGCCACAAGAGCCTGCGCCAACGCCCATGCATAAAGCCGGTATAGTGCGCCACGAACGCCAGCCAAGCATAGACCTGCAACCGCTCTAAAATGTAGGTCAAATGGGCAAAGAAGAGTTTTGAAGGCGAAAGGGGAAGCAGAATACTCGTAGCGTCACTCAGTGTGCGAAGCCCGGCAAGCCCTAACAATACAACTATTCCATACCGCACAGGGGCTTTACTTCGCCAGACACGCCCGGCAATCCAGAGGAGAAAAAACCCCGCTGTAATCAAAATTACAACGTACAATGTTGCCATCAAACGACTTTCCTTGAAAACCTACTCATCTACCAAAAGGACACCTGCCAAAATCTCAGCAATATGCAAAGGACTTTTGCCACTTGTCTCTTCAATTTGTTGGCGGCACGAAACGCCTGTCACCGCCACCACATCTGCGGTGCGCGCCGCCTGCACCAAGCCAAGGTGGGCAATGTGCCGCGAAATCTCGGCATGGTGCGCTTCAAACCCAAAAGAACCAGCCAAACCGCAACATGTCACATCCGCCAGGAAGACTTCCGCCTTGGGGATATGCTGCAACGCCGAGACAGCCCACCGCGCATCACTTTCGGCTTTTTGGTGGCAATGCACATGCACGACAATCCGTTTGGGTAAAGGCCGCAACCTTTTATCAAGTATAGAGAAAACATCATTTTGATGCAAAAACTCGTCAAAAAGGCGTGATTTTTCAAACAAAACCCGTACACGCTGGTCGTTAGGGAAGAAATCGCAAACCTCATTGCGCAATGTCAACAAGCACGAAGGCTCTATCCCCACAATGGGCATCTCCTGTTGCAGCAGCGGCTCGAAGGCGTCCAGGAGTGCCGCGGCGCGGGCTTTCGCCGCAGGCAAAAACCCTTTGCTGATGAGCGGGCGTCCACAGCAGACATCCGGCGCAAGGTGCACACGCCACCCGGCAGCTTCCAACACTTTGACGACCGCCTGCCCCTGTTGTGGGTAGTTGAAATTCGTGAAGGTGTCCACGTACAGCGCGACATCCCCCTGTGTGCCGGCGGTTGGCAAGGGCGTATGTGCGGCAAACCAGGCACGGAAGGTCTGGCGATGCAGCGGCGGCAAGCGTCTGCTGGGGTCAATGCCCAGCCACCGCTGCCCTACCTGCGCCAGGGGCGAACGCATGAGCGCATTCACCAGGGGGGCAAAGGGGGCGCCCATCTCGTAGAAGGTGCGAATATACCCAAACAGATAATCGCGCAATGGGCGGCGGTGGTGTTGGTAGTAGTGATGCAAAAACTCGTACTTGAGTTTCGCCATATCCACACTTGACGGGCACTCGCTCTTGCAGGCTTTGCATTCCAGACACAAATCCAACACATCGAACACTTCGGGGCTGGCAAGCCCGCCGGGCAAGCGCCCACTTATAGCCGCCCGCAGGATATTCGCACGCGCACGGGTTGTTTCTTTTTCGTCGCGCGTGGCACGATACGAAGGGCACATGACGCCGCCATGCAAGTTGCGGCAGACGCCCATCCCGTTGCATTGTTCAATGGCACGGTCGAACCCCAAAAATTCATCGAACGAGAGCACCGTCGGCGGAACGTGGGCGTGGTACTCGGGACCATAGCGCAAATTCTGGTCCATGGGCGGCGCATCAACGACTTTGCCCGGATTGAAAAGCCGTTCGGGGTCCCATGCCGCTTTCAATTCCCGCATGGCTTGATAGAGCCGCGGTCCAAACACGCGCGGGTTGAACTCCGAACGCGCCAGCCCATCGCCATGCTCGCCGCTCATCGCGCCGCCAAATTCCAGCGCCAAATCCACGACTTGTTCGGCAATGCGGCGCATCATGCGCACGCCTTCCGCGCTTTTCAAGTTGATGAGTGGGCGGCAATGCAGACACCCCGCGCTGGCATGCGCGTAAAACGCGGCATCTGTGCCGTTGTCGCGCACAATTTGGCGAAAACGGCTGATGAACGCTGCCAGGTGTTCAGGCGGCACGGAGACATCTTCCACAAAGGGGATTGGCTTGTGGTCGCCCTTAATGCTCATGAGCAAGCCCAACCCCACCTTGCGCACATACCAGACCCGCGCTTGCGCCTCGGGGTCCAGCAGTTTGAGGATGGGCGCATGATAGCCCCATGCGCGCATGCGCGCTTCCATCTTGTCGAGTTTGGCGCGCAATTCGGCTTCGTCTTCGCCAAAAAATTCCACCAACAGCACCGATTCAGGGTCGCCATGTACCCAATCGAGCGCGCGCGAATAGCCCGCCTGCTCGCGCGTGAGCCGCACCACGTACTGGTCAATGAGTTCCACCGCCGAGGGCTGCGTTTCAAGCAAGGGGATGACGGCTTCCAGCGAGTGGATGAAATCGTCGAATTGGAGCACCGCAAGCGCACGCGCTTTGGGGCGCGGCACCAGTTTGAGCGTGGCTTCGGTCACAAACGCCAACGTGCCTTCGGAGCCCACCAGCACTTCGGCAAGGTTGAGCCGCCCGTTCTGCACGCCGCGCCAGAGCCGATCAAGGTTGTACCCGCTGGCGCGCCGCCAATGGCGGGGGAAATCACGTTCGATATCCGCGCCATACTCACGGGCAATCGCCAACATGGCGCGGTAGATGCGCCCTTCGAGGCTTTCATGCGCCGCCAGGGTGTCGGCTTCTTCCAGCGATACCGGGGCAAAAGTGG of the Ardenticatena maritima genome contains:
- a CDS encoding metal ABC transporter substrate-binding protein, encoding MRFRIVWLVSVLWLALAACTSTAPESSETVRVMASTSIIGDVVQQVAGEHVAVEVLIPRGQDPHGFEPTPQLMAQLQTADVIFINGLGLEAALEKMLDAPEFADRVVALGEDVPVLLPVEADGHEEEDHDEAHADEHAHGPYDPHVWFDPRNVAAWADHIADTLATLDPAHADAYRANAAEYRRQLDALDAWIREQVALVPPERRILITDHAVLGYYANAYGFQQVATVIPGVSTLAEPSAQALSQLYETIRAYNVPAIFVSEMINRRVVERVVQDTGVQMVLIYTGSLSAPDGPAPTYEELMRYDTTVIVDALRGVE
- a CDS encoding SaoD/DsrE family protein — protein: MKVAYVFAMPRSASYKLGQMILPQLEAGTHGVDVVGMFFFDDNVFVLRQGDPIGERLARVAREQNILLMMCDMCALERHLAEGEPRWCDASGQGRTEPGEVRPVNTVEGVQVGCFPDLYAALAQNPPDQVITL
- a CDS encoding Fur family transcriptional regulator, translating into MSMVEQTLQALRDAGLKITASRRVIIETLAEMDRHVTAAELLEAVQRRVPEIGKASVYRTLDVLVRLNVVQACTLGSTTTTYILTAAGHHHHLVCLVCNRTIEIDECILDEATEAIGRKFGFVVEGHLVEVYGKCPDCSQTRSTPTTE
- a CDS encoding molybdenum cofactor biosynthesis protein, with amino-acid sequence MNVVVRLFAGYRERVGAPTVTLDLPEGATLQTAWETLVAQYPALGTVRHRVVGSVNAEYVPLEHVLHEGDEVVFIPPVAGGDHHIHHYFAIVETPIDERALRHVVEHPSAGAILTFLGTTRNQTGGRKVEYLEYEAYEPLAIKQMQRIAAEIRTRWPDVIGIAIVHRVGRLEIGEASIGIAISSPHRATAFAACRYAIDRAKETLPVWKKEVWEGGEEWIEEGPGTPLEG
- a CDS encoding metal ABC transporter ATP-binding protein; this encodes MSVAYQRSPVEVSEPAMPAVEAAHVSVRYGARVALEDVTFSVAPATRVAIVGPNGAGKSTLLKVVAGLIQPTEGTVRVFGRSPRATREIAYVPQHKDVDWRFPLTVYDVVMMGRAAHIGLLRRPRREDHEAVRLALAEVDLLDLADRQIGQLSGGQQQRMFIARALVQEARIVLMDEPLNGLDIPSQRMVFRIWDMLRDRGVTLLVATHDLDQANTMFDRVMVLNRRLLAYGAPRAVFTPATLSAAYGPHLHLVPAEDESVMVLSDTCCEGGVHQ
- a CDS encoding parallel beta-helix domain-containing protein, which translates into the protein MQRVRTWLIRLGVGVLVLILGYCGTTALMPVPHDPVPEVTGAGASSVEPSFSGLQREFPPLNEPPDNPTTPEKAALGRLLFFDPILSANNDISCATCHHPDYGFADGLPRAIGAGGSGVGPNRTGGVELARNTPTLWNVGYATSLFWDGRSASLEEELFVPLTHPDEMGVDDPQALVDELRAIPEYVELFDQAFGGGESAVSVENIQRAIAAFERTLISNMSPFDRYAAGDVNALTPQQRRGLNLFRSAATRCFECHIAPTFASDTFRIIGVPDAPGLPHDPGRAGVTPDGQDGAFKVPTLRNIALTAPYMHNGVFQTLEEVIDFYAQGGGRAHGVENVDPFVQGFDLTEQEKADLVAFLYALTDESNMPPIPQEVPSGLPVVPRLDNPARDLVAQFNAKEPPNRVESGVPRILRVEPGETIQAAVDRARPGDTIEVPYGVYHERVVIDMSDISLIGVPNESGEWPVLDGQGKLADGVIASGNNFEMAFFQVKNYTDNGVLVEGVRGVHLHDLYVEKTGTYGVYPVHSTDVLIERVEATGVDDAGIYAGQCENVVVRDSVAYGNVIGIEIENTDGFEMYNNHVYDNSVGLFVDLLPQLTSKVARNGKVYNNISERNNTPNFAPAGSTASLAPAGTGLLVLAADYTEIFDNVIRDNQSVGIAIVNLALGFDENEIDVGPNPEFNWVHDNELVNNGYDPVPEVTSVGLPGADIIWDGSGDGNRFDQPGASSFPPLLPSSSWPEPLYRSYWHTLNIIKKLLM
- a CDS encoding metal ABC transporter permease — encoded protein: MSLVEWLTAPWAYSFMVRGMAAAVIVGVVAAVIGTFVVLRGMAFFGDALAHTILPGIAVGYLVNGGVTENLFWWALASAVVAAVGIGAITERGDIREDTAIGVVLAGMFALGIALISLSGNYAVDLAHILFGNVLGVSLRQVGMMALFGGGVLLVVFALFKEFVLISFDPILAETLRLPTRPLHYLLLLLIAVTVVVAIEAVGVALLLAMLITPPATATLLTHRLPRVMLLASLIGAFSAVAGLYLSFYFNMASGAAIVLVATACFVLAFLFSIQSASRA